CCCATGGTGAAATTCTCATTGGACCTGCTCGGACAACCAGATGCCAAGGAACTCATGGGAATCATTGCGGCCAGCGGACTGGCACAGAATTTCGGAGCGGTGGCCTCGCTGGTGACCACGGGTATCCAGAAAGGACACATGAAGATGCACTTGATGAACATCATGAATCAGTTAGAATGCACCGAAGAGGAGAAAGCGCAGATTATCGAGCACTTCAAGCACGATACGGTAAGTGTGTCGGCCGTGACGCGTGTATTCCAAGATATACGTGGGAAGGTGAAGAAAGAAGATTGATCTTCTAAGTACTCAAGATACAGCAGTTATACGCTGCACTTGGGAGTTGAATTCCAGGTGCTGTCCTGCTCTTTTGCCGATCATCTGCCTTCCAAGAGGTGAGGCTGTAGAGATAACGAACACCTCTTCCCCATCCACATTCAATCTCCCCCAGGCGATCGACAGGAAATATGTGGCTTTGTCTGTAGTGACCAGACTGCCTTTGACTACGGTATCCGCTTGGAAAGTGGGATCCAGATTTTGCAG
This genomic window from Flavobacteriales bacterium contains:
- a CDS encoding hydroxymethylglutaryl-CoA reductase codes for the protein PMVKFSLDLLGQPDAKELMGIIAASGLAQNFGAVASLVTTGIQKGHMKMHLMNIMNQLECTEEEKAQIIEHFKHDTVSVSAVTRVFQDIRGKVKKED
- a CDS encoding 3-oxoacyl-ACP synthase; translation: MDKSHIHAHLIHLLEERIAEQRTSIESLKASRDKESKSTTGDKHEVGRAMAQNELDTQESQLQRTIGLLRELQNLDPTFQADTVVKGSLVTTDKATYFLSIAWGRLNVDGEEVFVISTASPLGRQMIGKRAGQHLEFNSQVQRITAVS